A genome region from Penicillium psychrofluorescens genome assembly, chromosome: 3 includes the following:
- a CDS encoding uncharacterized protein (ID:PFLUO_004426-T1.cds;~source:funannotate): MGEYRPPDMSQIGSNRPGPHPSSIGRPVDHPEWHQTTPRGYKVGSNLLGEPWSNDQPFKVIVMGAGAAGIDFLHHAPKALAGLNVQIKCFEKNADVGGTWYENRYPGCACDGPSPSYQFAWRPNPDWSKYYCGSPEIWQYLKGIVLDEGLDRYIQLQTKIVKASWDDTKSKWILVVANATKQWEEECDVFLNGTGFLNHWKWPNIAGIDTFKGRLFHTAAYEEGYDLKGKRVAVIGSGSSGVQVVASIYPEVSKLYTWVRSPTWITAGFAQKFAGPDGANLEYSEEQKAEWRQHPEKYREYRKVIEDEINLRYKGVLRNTAESQNGNEFSYKEMHRKLNGDPRLVDKIIPKDFNVGCRRPTPGNGYLEALVGEKTTTFTETISCITSTGFKDHAGHEYECDVIICATGFDTSFRPRFPVVGLDGVSLAKRWEKVPESYMGIAAPSMPNYFMFTGPFTPVAQGAILPILTSMSNYFLKVIEKMYKQHIRRMTPKESVIEDFMDHSRSYLQRTCWADPCKSWFKQGKPDGPIVMWPGSRLLFFEAVKTPQWEDYDIEYRSGNRFGFFGSGFVPYEFGAAGESSPYLNGDFVHTLPRKEVEERIAKSRAHQNGHAEANGLP, from the exons ATGGGAGAATATCGGCCACCCGACATGTCTCAAATCGGCAGTAATAGACCGGGCCCTCATCCATCGTCGATAGGCCGCCCCGTTGACCATCCGGAATGGCATCAAACAACGCCCCGAGGATATAAGGTGGGATCAAATCTGCTGGGCGAGCCCTGGAGTAATGATCAGCCCTTCAAGGTCATTGTGATGGGCGCTGGAGCTGCAGGGATTGACTTCCTCCACCATGCGCCTAAAGCTCTCGCCGGGCTCAACGTCCAGATCAAGTGCTTCGAAAAAAATGCCGACGTCGGTGGAACGTGGTATGAAAACCGGTATCCCGGCTGTGCTTGCGATGGACCCTCTCCTAGCTACCAGTTTGCCTGGAGACCGAACCCCGACTGGTCGAAGTACTACTGTGGCTCTCCGGAGATTTGGCAGTATCTAAAAGGAATTGTCCTTGACGAAGGGCTCGATCGATATATTCAACTGCAGACGAAAATCGTGAAGGCTTCCTGGGATGACACGAAGTCGAAGTGGATCCTGGTTGTTGCCAATGCCACGaagcagtgggaggaggagTGTGATGTGTTTCTGAACGGCACTGGATTTCTCAA TCACTGGAAGTGGCCCAACATTGCCGGCATAGACACCTTTAAGGGCCGTTTGTTCCACACGGCGGCATACGAGGAAGGATACGATTTAAAAGGAAAGCGGGTTGCTGTTATTGGGAGTGGGTCCTCGGGAGTCCAGGTCGTCGCATCGATATATCCTGAAGTATCAAAGCTTTACACTTGGGTGCGCAGTCCGACGTGGATCACCGCGGGATTTGCACAAAAGTTCGCTGGCCCAGACGGAGCCAATTTAGAGT ATTCTGAAGAACAGAAGGCAGAATGGCGCCAGCATCCTGAAAAATACCGCGAGTATCGCAAGGTcattgaggatgagatcAACCTGCGCTATAAAGGTGTTTTGAGGAATACAGCCGAGTCCCAGAATGGAAATGAG TTCTCTTATAAGGAAATGCACCGCAAGCTGAATGGAGACCCGCGCCTTGTGGACAAGATCATTCCCAAAGACTTTAACGTAGGCTGTCGACGACCAACGCCAGGCAACGGTTACCTAGAGGCGCTGGTCGGTGAGAAGACCACTACCTTTACGGAAACCATTTCTTGCATCACTTCGACAGGTTTCAAGGACCATGCCGGTCACGAATACGAGTGCGATGTAATTATCTGTGCTACGGGTTTCGATACTTCTTTCCGACCTCGATTCCCTGTTGTAGGTCTGGACGGTGTGAGTCTTGCCAAACGTTGGGAGAAGGTGCCGGAGAGCTACATGGGCATTGCAGCGCCCAGCATGCCCAACTACTTCATGTTCACAGGTCCCTTCACTCCCGTGGCGCAGGGAGCTATCCTACCAATCCTCACCTCGATGAGCAATTACTTCTTGAAG GTCATCGAGAAAATGTACAAACAACATATTCGCCGGATGACGCCGAAGGAATCCGTTATTGAAGATTTCATGGACCATAGCCGCTCCTATCTTCAAAGGACGTGCTGGGCGGACCCGTGCAAGAGCTGGTTCAAGCAGGGCAAGCCTGATGGTCCCATCGTGATGTGGCCAGGATCTCGACTGTTGTTTTTCGAAGCTGTCAAGACCCCCCAGTGGGAAGACTACGACATAGAATATCGGTCAGGTAACCGTTTCGGGTTTTTTGGCAGTGGATTTGTGCCGTATGAGTTTGGAGCTGCGGGAGAGAGCTCTCCATATCTCAATGGTGACTTTGTGCATACTCTCCCAAGGAAAGAGGTCGAAGAAAGAATTGCCAAGAGCAGGGCCCATCAAAATGGACATGCAGAAGCAAACGGTCTTCCTTGA
- a CDS encoding uncharacterized protein (ID:PFLUO_004427-T1.cds;~source:funannotate): MSNNTDFLGRAIDTVKKAIENDNEGEYEKAYQQYYSALELFMLALKWEKNPRSKEMIRAKTGEYMDRAEKLKNHLASADNRKKPSALGSNGSVAQGSGKGDKEEDGEDADAKKLRSALQGAILSDKPNIKWEDVAGLEGAKEALKEAVILPIKFPHLFTGKRQPWKGILLYGPPGTGKSYLAKAVATEANSTFFSVSSSDLVSKWMGESERLVKQLFNMARENKPAIIFIDEVDALCGPRGEGESEASRRIKTELLVQMDGVGKDSKGVLILGATNIPWQLDAAIRRRFQRRVHISLPDINARMKMFMLAVGSTPCELTQVDYRSLAEMSDGYSGSDISIAVQDALMQPIRKIQTATHYKKVTHEDAEKFTPCSPGDAGAMEMTWLSIEAEQLLEPPLVLKDFIKAVRNSRPTVSHEDLQRNAEWTEEFGSEGA; this comes from the exons ATGAGCAACAATACAGATTTCTTAGGGCGAGCAATCGACACGGTCAAAAAGGCGATCGAGAATGACAATGAGGGCGAGTACGAGAAGGCCTACCAGCAGTACTACTCCGCGCTGGAGTTGTTCATGCTGGCTCTGAAATGGGAGAAGAACCCGCGGTCCAAGGAGATGATCCGCGCAAAGACCGGCGAGTACATGGATCGCGCTGAGAAGCTGAAGAATCACCTCGCCTCTGCGGATAATCGCAAGAAACCTAGCGCGTTGGGCTCGAACGGCAGTGTTGCGCAGGGGAGTGGGAAGGGAGA caaggaagaagatggtgaagatgccgatGCGAAAAAGCTCCGGTCTGCTCTTCAGGGCGCGATCTTGTCTGACAAGCCGAATATCAAGTGGGAGGATGTTGCGGGCTTAGAGGGCGCAAAGGAGGCCTTGAAAGAGGCAGTCATTCTTCCTATAAAGTTTCCGCATCTGTTTACGGGCAAGCGCCAGCCCTGGAAGGGCATCTTGCTCTACGGTCCTCCCGGTACGGGTAAATCGTACCTCGCCAAGGCCGTTGCGACGGAGGCCAACAGCACATTTTTTAGCGTCAGCTCCAGTGACCTGGTATCGAAGTGGATGGGAGAGAGTGAAAG ACTGGTTAAGCAACTTTTCAATATGGCACGTGAAAACAAGCcggccatcatcttcattgaCGAGGTCGACGCACTGTGCGGCCCGCGTGGCGAAGGAGAATCCGAGGCGTCTCGACGTATCAAAACCGAACTGCTTGTACAGATGGACGGTGTCGGCAAAGACTCCAAGGGCGTTTTGATCCTGGGCGCAACCAATATCCCCTGGCAACTCGACGCCGCGATTCGGCGGCGTTTCCAACGCCGAGTGCACATCAGTCTGCCGGATATCAACGCAcggatgaagatgttcaTGCTGGCCGTGGGCTCCACGCCGTGCGAGCTGACCCAGGTGGATTATCGGTCTTTGGCGGAGATGAGCGATGGCTACTCCGGTAGCGATATCAGCATTGCCGTGCAAGATGCTCTGATGCAACCCATTCGCAAAATTCAGACTGCGACACACTATAAGAAG GTAACCCACGAGGACGCCGAAAAATTCACCCCGTGCTCTCCGGGAGACGCAGGCGCAATGGAAATGACCTGGCTCAGCATCGAAGCAGAACAACTCCTCGAGCCACCTCTCGTCCTGAAGGATTTCATCAAGGCCGTCCGGAATTCCAGACCCACCGTCAGCCACGAGGATCTCCAGCGAAACGCCGAATGGACCGAGGAGTTCGGCAGCGAGGGTGCCTAA
- a CDS encoding uncharacterized protein (ID:PFLUO_004428-T1.cds;~source:funannotate) encodes MDAQKQLQALSDEFQQLQTELEGLVDARQKLESQQQENQGVQSEFAQLDDESSVYKLVGPVLLKQDKNEAVMAVNGRLEFIEKEIKRIEGQIEEVEEKSEKKRSEVMQLQSQAQQQAASAPA; translated from the exons ATGGACGCCCAGAAACAGCTGCAGGCCCTGTCGGACGAAttccagcagctgcagacGG AACTCGAGGGCCTGGTCGATGCCCGCCAGAAGCTCgagtcgcagcagcaggagaacCAGGGCGTGCAGAGCGAATTCGCCCAGCTGGACGATGAATCCAGCGTCTACAAGCTTGTCGGTCCGGTGTTATtgaaacaagacaagaacGAGGCCGTTATGGCTGTCAATGGGCGATTAGAGTTTATCGAGAAGGAAAT TAAGCGCATTGAGGGACAGATCGAagaggttgaggagaagAGTGAGAAGAAACGCTCTGAG GTCATGCAATTGCAAAGtcaggcccagcagcaggctgcgAGTGCTCCTGCGTAG
- a CDS encoding uncharacterized protein (ID:PFLUO_004429-T1.cds;~source:funannotate) — MAQVDQKVVLIVIDGWGVAGPNSPANGDAIAAAETPYMSGFAEPNSKTAQGYTELEASSFAVGLPEGLMGNSEVGHLNIGAGRVVWQDSVRIDQTLKNGEMGKVDNVAKSFTRAKEGNGRLHLLGLVSDGGVHSNITHLIGLLQVAKEMQIPQVFIHFFSDGRDTDPKSAVGYMQQLLEKTKELGVGEIATVVGRYYVMDRDKRWERVEIGMKALVTGEGEDSTDVVQTMKTRYEKDENDEFFKPIIVGGKERRVQDGDTLFFFNYRSDRVREVTQLLGDYDRSPRPDFPYPKDISITTMTQYKTDYTFPVAFPPQHMGNVLGEWLSKQKVQQCHVAETEKYAHVTFFFNGGIEKQFPGEVRDMIPSPKVATYDLDPKMSAAEVGQKMAARIGEGKFEFIMNNFAPPDMVGHTGVYEAAIQGVAATDKAIGEIYDACKKNGYILMITSDHGNAEEMLNEKGTPKTSHTVNKVPFVMANAPAGWSLKQGEEAVLGDVAPTVLAAMGIEQPAEMSGRSLLVKS, encoded by the exons ATGGCCCAGGTCGACCAGAAAGTCGTGTTGA TTGTCATCGATGGCTGGGGTGTCGCCGGCCCCAACTCTCCGGCCAATGGCGACGCcattgccgccgccgagacGCCCTACATGTCCGGCTTCGCCGAGCCCAACTCCAAGACCGCCCAGGGTTACACCGAACTGGAAGCCTCGTCGTTCGCCGTCGGTCTGCCCGAGGGCCTGATGGGAAACAGTGAGGTCGGCCATTTGAACATTGGCGCCGGCCGCGTGGTCTGGCAGGACAGTGTGCGCATCGACCAGACCCTGAAGAATGGCGAGATGGGTAAGGTGGACAACGTTGCCAAGTCCTTCACTCGTGCGAAGGAGGGAAATGGACGTCTGCACCTGCTGGGATTGGTCTCGGACGGTGGTGTCCACTCTAACATCACTCACCTGATCGGCTTGCTCCAGGTTGCCAAGGAGATGCAGATTCCCCAAGTCTTCATCCACTTCTTCAGTGATGGCCGTGACACAGACCCCAAGAGTGCCGTTGGATACatgcagcagctgctggagaagaccaaggagCTTGGTGTTGGCGAGATTGCTACCGTGGTCGGCCGCTACTACGTGATGGACCGTGACAAGCGCTGGGAGCGTGTTGAGATTGGCATGAAGGCCCTAGTCACtggcgagggcgaggacaGCACGGATGTCGTGCAGACTATGAAGACGCGTTATGAGAAGGACGAGAACGATGAGTTCTTCAAGCCTATCATCGTTGGTGGCAAGGAGCGCCGCGTGCAGG ATGGCGAcactctcttcttcttcaactacCGCTCTGATCGAGTCCGTGAGGTCACTCAGCTGCTGGGTGACTACGACCGCTCTCCTCGCCCCGATTTCCCTTACCCCAAGgacatctccatcaccaccatgacccAGTACAAGACCGACTACACCTTCCCGGTTGCCTTCCCGCCGCAGCACATGGGTAACGTGCTAGGCGAGTGGCTCAGCAAGCAGAAAGTGCAGCAGTGCCACGTCGCCGAGACGGAGAAGTACGCGCAcgtcaccttcttcttcaacggcgGTATCGAGAAGCAGTTCCCCGGCGAGGTCCGCGACATGATCCCCTCGCCGAAGGTGGCTACTTATGACCTCGACCCCAAGATGAGCGCCGCTGAAGTGGGTCAGAAGATGGCTGCCCGCATTGGCGAGGGCAAGTTCGAGTTTATCATGAACAACTTTGCTCCCCCCGACATGGTGGGCCATACTGGCGTGTACGAGGCCGCCATTCAGGGTGTTGCTGCCACCGATAAAGCCATTGGCGAGATCTACGATGCCTGCAAGAAGAACGGCTACATTCTGATGATCACCTCTGACCATGG CAACGCCGAGGAGATGCTCAACGAGAAGGGCACTCCCAAGACCTCCCACACTGTCAACAAGGTTCCCTTCGTCATGGCCAATGCCCCGGCGGGCTGGAGCCTCAagcagggcgaggaggccgtGTTGGGTGATGTCGCACCCACCGTCCTGGCTGCCATGGGCATTGAGCAGCCTGCGGAGATGTCCGGCCGCAGTCTGCTGGTCAAGTCATAG
- a CDS encoding uncharacterized protein (ID:PFLUO_004430-T1.cds;~source:funannotate), whose product MASRTPLTGTPHLKSSVAPETPLKDATGAPAPQTVSFPPPQTFEIIPPLHGILLRLLAQKNAAGGPGNTAAPAGNESTQPQSQQPLDPKTGTGTSSQAVLDLTTLEPNGHPPLDVKDLPTETSSVKIRLQKARTVVEGLPDVHRSVADQQKEIEELEDHVARLRSVISDFGSRAGMNEAVKMES is encoded by the coding sequence ATGGCCTCCAGAACTCCTCTCACGGGCACTCCACACCTCAAGTCCTCGGTCGCCCCCGAGACCCCCCTCAAGGACGCGACTGGGGCCCCCGCGCCGCAAACAGTGTCGTTCCCACCACCGCAGACCTTTGAGATCATTCCACCACTGCACGGGATCCTGCTTCGCCTGCTCGCCCAGAAGAACGCGGCAGGTGGTCCAGGGAATACAGCAGCACCTGCAGGAAATGAGTCCACGCAGCCACAATCTCAGCAGCCGCTAGACCCCAAGACCGGGACCGGGACGTCTTCCCAGGCCGTACTCGACCTCACGACTCTCGAACCGAACGGTCATCCACCTCTCGACGTCAAGGACCTTCCTACAGAAACCAGTTCCGTCAAGATTCGGTTACAAAAGGCGCGcacggtggtggagggaCTGCCAGACGTGCATCGGTCTGTTGCGGACCAGCAAaaggagattgaagagctggaggaccaTGTGGCCCGGCTACGCTCTGTGATTTCCGACTTTGGGAGCCGGGCAGGGATGAACGAAGCGGTCAAGATGGAATCCTAA
- a CDS encoding uncharacterized protein (ID:PFLUO_004431-T1.cds;~source:funannotate) has protein sequence MATYALSDAHRAQMHDGLKESDPEIAGIMEREIKRQRESVVLIASENFTSHAVFEALGTPMSNKYSEGYPGARYYGGNQHIDAIEITCQQRALKAFNLDPAKWGVNVQCLSGSPANLQVYQALMRPHDRLMGLDLPHGGHLSHGYQTATRKISAVSTYFETFPYRVNLETGIIDYDQLETNAEMYRPKCLVAGTSAYCRLIDYKRMRQIADKVGAYLIVDMAHISGLISAGVIPSPFEYADVVTTTTHKSLRGPRGAMIFFRKGVRSTDKTGKEIMYDLEGPINFSVFPGHQGGPHNHTITALAVALKQADTPEFRQYQEQVIKNAKALENEFKVLGHKLVSDGTDSHMVLLDLRPKALDGARVEAVLEQINIACNKNSIPGDKSALTPCGIRIGAPAMTTRGMGEEDFKRIARYIDQSINICKTEQAQLPKEANRLKDFKAKVASETVPEILALRREIAQWASTFPLPV, from the exons ATGGCCACTTACGCTCTGTCCGATGCCCACCGGGCT CAAATGCACGATGGCCTCAAGGAGTCCGACCCCGAGATTGCTGGCATCATG GAACGTGAGATCAAGCGCCAGCGTGAATCCGTCGTCCTGATCGCCTCGGAGAACTTCACCTCCCACGCCGTCTTTGAGGCTCTGGGCACTCCCATGTCCAACAAGTACTCCGAGGGCTACCCCGGTGCTCGCTACTACGGTGGTAACCAGCACATCGATGCCATTGAGATCACCTGCCAGCAGCGTGCCCTCAAGGCCTTCAACCTTGACCCCGCCAAGTGGGGGGTGAACGTCCAGTGCCTCAGCGGTAGCCCTGCCAACCTGCAGGTCTACCAGGCCCTCATGCGCCCTCACGACCGTCTGATGGGATTGGATCTCCCCCACGGTGGCCATCTGAGCCACGGCTACCAGACCGCCACCCGCAAGATCTCCGCCGTCTCGACCTACTTCGAGACCTTCCCTTACCGTGTCAACCTGGAGACCGGTATCATCGACTACGACCAGCTGGAGACCAACGCTGAGATGTACCGCCCCAAGTGCCTGGTTGCCGGTACCTCTGCCTACTGCCGTCTGATTGACTACAAGCGCATGCGCCAGATCGCGGACAAGGTCGGTGCCTACCTCATCGTCGACATGGCCCACATCTCCGGCCTGATCTCCGCTGGCGTTATCCCTTCGCCTTTCGAGTACGCCGACGTggtgaccaccaccacccacaaGTCTCTCCGTGGCCCCCGTGGTGCcatgatcttcttccgcaaggGTGTCCGCAGCACCGACAAGACCGGCAAGGAAATCATGTACGACCTGGAGGGCCCGATCAACTTCTCTGTCTTCCCCGGCCACCAGGGTGGTCCTCACAACCACACCATCACCGCTCTGGCTGTGGCTCTCAAGCAGGCCGACACGCCCGAGTTCCGCCAGTACCAGGAGCAGGTGATCAAGAACGCCAAGGCTCTGGAGAACGAATTCAAGGTGCTCGGCCACAAGCTTGTGTCAGACGGCACTGACAGCCACATGGTCCTGCTGGACCTGCGCCCCAAGGCCCTGGACGGTGCCCGTGTCGAGGCTgtcctggagcagatcaacATCGCCTGCAACAAGAACTCCATCCCCGGTGACAAGTCCGCTCTGACCCCCTGCGGTATCCGCATCGGTGCTCCCGCCATGACCACCCGTGGtatgggcgaggaggacttCAAGCGCATTGCCCGCTACATCGACCAGTCGATCAACATCTGCAAGACCGAGCAGGCCCAGCTGCCCAAGGAGGCCAACCGTCTCAAGGActtcaaggccaaggtcgcCTCCGAGACCGTTCCGGAGATCCTGGCCCTCCGCCGGGAGATTGCCCAGTGGGCCAGCACTTTCCCTCTGCCCGTTTAA
- a CDS encoding uncharacterized protein (ID:PFLUO_004432-T1.cds;~source:funannotate), with translation MANTAQCYYCFEVLSASFEGRKPGSLLAIEALWEQHEQAKKLAVLKAEDQQQQEPVIEDDDEDDEDEEDDGGPESSPKALKLPIISHLRSQIPSDSSSSAATTPSITSNTSSNNSLLSNSTSVTTPISVERRYPLFVTWNTLSTRHPGHRSLRGCIGTFEAQELAAGLRTYSLTSLVLPFPTYFSNHKANGYSAFDDTRFSPITQSLLPSLSCHLTLLGSFEPCTHAMDWTLGTHGLRISFVHRGRRYGATYLPDVPVEQGWTKEETVESLMRKAGWDGPGGGGGAVARRLLRGTTGSGSTAASKPWDQVSEFRTVRYQGLGASADYAEWQEWRKWVSSLEGGLERLEVAR, from the coding sequence ATGGCAAATACAGCACAGTGCTACTACTGCTTCGAGGTTCTCTCCGCCTCGTTCGAGGGCCGCAAACCCGGCAGCCTACTCGCGATAGAAGCCCTCTGGGAACAGCACGAGCAGGCCAAGAAACTGGCTGTTCTCAAAGCTGAagatcagcagcagcaggagccTGTAAttgaggacgacgacgaggatgacgaggatgaagaggatgatggtggCCCGGAGAGTAGTCCCAAGGCGCTCAAACTCCCCATTATCAGTCACCTGCGCAGCCAGATCCCATCCGACTCGTCGTCCAGCGCGGCAACCACGCCGTCGATTACCTCCAACACCTCTTCCAACAACTCCCTGCTATCAAATTCTACGAGCGTGACCACCCCCATATCCGTGGAGCGCCGATATCCGCTATTCGTAACGTGGAACACGCTATCCACCCGGCATCCAGGACACCGGTCTCTGCGCGGCTGCATCGGGACATTCGAGGCGCAGGAACTAGCAGCGGGGCTGAGAACTTACTCCCTGACCTCGTTGGTACTCCCCTTTCCAACATATTTTTCCAATCACAAAGCTAATGGATACAGTGCATTCGATGACACCCGCTTCTCACCAATCACACAGTCCCTCCTCCCCTCGCTATCATGCCACCTCACCCTGCTAGGGTCATTCGAGCCCTGCACGCACGCAATGGACTGGACGCTCGGCACGCACGGGCTGCGCATCTCCTTCGTCCACCGCGGACGGCGCTACGGCGCGACTTATCTCCCCGACGTGCCCGTTGAGCAAGGATGGACGAAGGAAGAGACAGTCGAAAGTCTGATGCGTAAAGCGGGCTGGGACGGCcccggcggtggtggcggtgccGTTGCGAGGAGACTGCTCCGTGGGACCACCGGGTCCGGCTCTACCGCTGCGAGCAAGCCCTGGGATCAGGTCTCGGAGTTTCGGACGGTCAGGTATCAGGGTCTGGGGGCTAGTGCTGATTATGCGGAATGGCAGGAGTGGCGGAAGTGGGTGTCTTCGCTTGAGGGTGGGTTGGAGAGGTTGGAGGTGGCTagataa